The following are encoded in a window of Gramella sp. MT6 genomic DNA:
- a CDS encoding metallophosphatase domain-containing protein: MRLICLADTHNRHNEIPIPKGDILIHAGDCTDGGTRNESESFLKWFSSQPHKYKILVPGNHDFYFEKPENLKNIPENIELLLDRGIEIEGIKFWGSPVTPGLDNWAFNRERGKAIKKHWDLIPDGTKILITHTPPFGILDEIGSGIHLGCEELTKALRVVEPTYHLFGHIHHASGSTSRSDIKYFNLSIMDERLRIMHSPIIIDL; this comes from the coding sequence ATGAGGCTTATATGTTTGGCCGACACTCATAACAGACACAATGAAATTCCTATTCCAAAAGGGGACATACTTATCCATGCGGGAGATTGCACAGACGGTGGAACCAGAAACGAAAGCGAGAGTTTTCTAAAATGGTTCTCTTCCCAGCCCCATAAATACAAAATTTTAGTGCCAGGTAACCATGACTTTTATTTTGAAAAGCCTGAAAATCTTAAAAATATACCTGAAAATATAGAATTACTTCTGGATAGAGGAATTGAAATAGAAGGAATAAAATTCTGGGGCTCTCCGGTTACACCAGGTTTGGATAACTGGGCTTTTAACAGGGAAAGGGGAAAAGCAATTAAAAAACATTGGGATCTCATCCCTGATGGCACTAAAATTTTAATTACTCATACTCCTCCCTTCGGAATTCTGGATGAAATTGGAAGTGGAATTCACTTAGGCTGTGAAGAATTAACAAAAGCCTTACGAGTTGTTGAACCAACCTACCATTTGTTTGGACACATTCATCACGCATCCGGGTCGACCAGCAGGTCCGATATTAAATATTTTAACTTATCAATAATGGACGAACGCTTGAGAATCATGCATTCTCCAATTATTATAGATCTTTAA